In Daphnia pulicaria isolate SC F1-1A chromosome 5, SC_F0-13Bv2, whole genome shotgun sequence, a single genomic region encodes these proteins:
- the LOC124340842 gene encoding 5'-3' exoribonuclease 2 homolog isoform X1 translates to MGVPAFFRWLTVKYPSVICDCIEEKVRHGPDGKALPVDVSKPNPNGVEFDNLYLDMNGIIHPCTHPEDRPAPRNEDEMMVAIFECIDRMFAIVRPRKLLYMAIDGVAPRAKMNQQRSRRFRASKEIAEKVMTIATVRESLVARGAYVPSEKSKGEHFDSNCITPGTPFMHRLSACLHYYVHDRLRNDPGWKNVSVILSDANVPGEGEHKIMDYIRRQRAQPSHDPNTRHVLCGADADLIMLGLATHEPNFTIIREEFKPNKPRPCEICNQIGHDLNDCQGAERTKYGENDEIGPNIAAEQNYIFVRLYVLREYLERELRMPNLPFEYDLERAIDDWVFMCFFVGNDFLPHLPSLEIREGAIDRLVNLYKDCVYKTKGWVTDSGFVNLERVQIILSQLGHAEDEIFKKRQKDELSFRQRMRNKNRRFGGGEGSRPAHLPQGQFAPRAVGRGFSNPSITNAHQEILQGRQQAQNTEAAIKLKAMLRSATDEVEVVEKVEVTVQRGASNNEQGVKRKRDDDDEDDFSHDEVRLWEDGFKERYYESKFAVPPTDEEFRSKVALEYVRGLCWVLQYYYQGVPSWKWYFPYHYAPFASDFLDISSVITIFKKGTKPFRPLEQLMGVFPAASRSHVPQPWGELMVDPESPIIDFYPEDFKIDLNGKKFAWQGVALLPFVDEKRLKKAVKSLFDELTEDEKRRNVLGENQIFVGKHHKGYDFMRGLAGEVANSADEEFVAFKMESSYFSGISGLVFASEKCVVAGETLESPVQGLEPIYDCHVVCLNYRDPMPDDIHFKYPACRLEGAIVPKPELKPQDFDESNSGPWRPQIGMSRSNQRGQLHTAGHRMLGHHSRPRPYTPAPFPPRGGSGPRPMGGPMSSAAAYFDSSDQHQMSRGDHRGDYSGRGRGGHDDRNRSNDGGRSSWGGGGGGGGGNAYAPPNDYHRQQQHGRGGGGGGYGYDQPNRFSGPPATSNVRGGGVGNHYGGFQQGPPQRPPPPRQGNPPGSSGYGYYTSGYQGKRF, encoded by the exons ATGGGAGTTCCAGCATTTTTTAGATGGCTCACGGTGAAATATCCTTCTGTTATTTGCGACTGTATCGAGGAGAAG GTCAGACATGGTCCAGATGGAAAAGCTTTGCCAGTTGACGTTTCCAAACCAAACCCAAACGGGGTTGAGTTCGACAATCTGTACCTGGACATGAATGGCATCATTCATCCGTGCACACATCCTGAGGATAG GCCAGCTCCAAGAAATGAGGATGAAATGATGGTTGCCATCTTCGAATGTATTGATCGTATGTTTGCCATTGTTCGCCCCAGAAAACTATTGTACATGGCTATTGATGGAGTG GCACCGAGGGCTAAAATGAACCAACAACGTTCCCGCCGATTCAGAGCTTCTAAAGAAATAGCCGAAAAAGTAATGACCATTGCTACAGTCCGAGAAAGTCTTGTGGCAAGAGGGGCATATGTTCCATCGGAGAAAAGCAAAGGAGAACATTTCGACAGCAATTGCATCACTCCG GGCACGCCATTTATGCACAGACTGTCAGCCTGCTTGCATTATTATGTGCATGATAGGTTACGCAACGACCCTGGTTGGAAAAACGTTTCTGTCATCCTCTCAGACGCCAACGTTCCTGGAGAGGGAGAACACAAAATCATGGACTATATTCGCCGGCAGCGAGCTCAACCCAGCCACGATCCTAACACCAGACATGTCCTGTGCGGTGCTGACGCAGATTTGATCATGCTCGGGTTAGCTACCCATGAGCCGAATTTCACTATTATTCGTGAAGAattcaaaccaaacaaaccTAGACCATGTGAAATTTGTAACCAGATAG GTCACGATCTGAATGACTGTCAAGGGGCGGAGCGCACAAAGTATGGAGAGAACGACGAAATCGGGCCCAATATAGCAGCCGAGCAGAACTACATATTCGTTCGCCTCTACGTGCTTAGAGAGTATCTGGAAAGGGAGCTGCGGATGCCTAATTTGCCGTTTGAGTATGACTTGGAACGTGCCATAGACGATTGGGTCTTCATGTGTTTCTTCGTCGGCAACGACTTTCTACCTCATCTTCCGTCATTAGAAATTCGAGAAGGTGCTATTGACCGACTCGTAAATCTCTACAAAGATTGTGTCTACAAGACTAag gGATGGGTGACAGACAGTGGGTTCGTCAACTTGGAGCGAGTGCAGATTATTCTATCACAACTTGGACATGCCGAagacgaaatcttcaaaaaACGTCAAAAGGACGAACTCAGTTTCAG ACAACGTATGAGAAACAAGAACAGGAGATTTGGAGGGGGTGAAGGAAGCCGACCCGCACATCTACCTCAAGGTCAATTTGCACCTCGTGCTGTCGGCAGAGGATTTAGCAATCCAAGCATTACAAATGCCCACCAAGAAATTCTTCAAGGCCGCCAACAAGCGCAGAATACAGAAGCCGCCATAAAATTAAAGGCAATGTTGCGGTCAGCG ACTGACGAAGTTGAAGTCGTTGAAAAAGTTGAAGTTACAGTACAGAGGGGCGCTTCAAACAATGAACAGGGAGTTAAGCGCAAAcgagatgacgacgacgaagatgaTTTCAGCCACGACGAAGTGCGGTTGTGGGAAGATGGATTCAAGGAGAGATACTATGAAAGTAAATTCGCCGTTCCGCCCACTGATGAAGAATTTCGGTCCAAAGTCGCCCTCGAATATGTCAGAGGATTATGCTGGGTTCTCCAGTACTATTATCAG GGTGTTCCATCATGGAAATGGTATTTCCCGTACCACTACGCTCCTTTCGCTTCAGACTTTTTGGATATTTCTTCTGTAATAACTATTTTTAAGAAAGGGACCAAGCCA TTCCGTCCTCTGGAACAACTTATGGGCGTCTTTCCTGCGGCCAGTCGGTCTCATGTTCCTCAGCCTTGGGGAGAACTGATGGTTGATCCG GAATCTCCAATTATTGACTTTTACCCGGAAGACTTCAAAATAGATTTGAACGGCAAGAAATTTGCCTGGCAAGGCGTTGCTCTTTTGCCTTTCGTTGACGAAAAGCGCCTGAAGAAAGCCGTCAAGTCTCTTTTTGATGAACTGACAGAAGACGAAA AACGTAGAAATGTCCTTGGAGAAAATCAGATTTTCGTGGGCAAACACCACAAAGGCTACGACTTTATGCGAGGTTTGGCCGGGGAAGTTGCGAACAGTGCCGACGAAGAATTTGTTGCTTTCAAGATGGAATCTTCCTACTTTAGTGGCATTTCGGGGTTGGTGTTTGCCTCCGAGAAGTGCGTTGTGGCTGGAGA aACGCTTGAATCTCCCGTTCAAGGACTGGAACCCATTTATGACTGCCACGTCGTTTG cTTAAATTATCGCGATCCAATGCCGGACGACATACATTTCAAATATCCAGCTTGCCGCTTAGAAGGAGCCAt AGTCCCTAAACCTGAATTGAAGCCACAAGATTTTGACGAAAGTAACAGCGGACCTTGGAGACCACAGATTGGAATGTCACGTTCAAACCAAAGAGGACAGCTTCATACTGCTGGTCATCGTATGCTGGG ACATCACTCGCGTCCAAGACCTTATACTCCTGCACCATTCCCGCCAAGAGGGGGATCGGGACCTCGTCCAATGGGTGGACCTATGTCTTCAGCGGCTGCGTATTTTGATTCTTCGGACCAACACCAGATGTCGCGTGGAGACCATCGAGGAG attattcAGGACGAGGTCGCGGTGGACACGACGATCGGAATCGATCAAACGACGGCGGCCGCTCTAGTTGgggtggcggcggtggtggcggcggaggCAACGCCTATGCTCCTCCCAACGACTATCACAGACAGCAGCAACACGGacgaggcggcggcggcggaggatACGGCTACGATCAGCCAAACAG ATTCAGCGGTCCACCAGCTACGAGTAACGTCCGCGGAGGAGGCGTCGGAAATCACTACGGCGGGTTCCAGCAAGGTCCTCCACAGCGACCCCCACCACCTCGG CAGGGAAACCCTCCTGGATCATCGGGGTACGGATACTACACTTCCGGTTACCAAGGGAAAcgcttttaa
- the LOC124340842 gene encoding 5'-3' exoribonuclease 2 homolog isoform X2: MGVPAFFRWLTVKYPSVICDCIEEKVRHGPDGKALPVDVSKPNPNGVEFDNLYLDMNGIIHPCTHPEDRPAPRNEDEMMVAIFECIDRMFAIVRPRKLLYMAIDGVAPRAKMNQQRSRRFRASKEIAEKVMTIATVRESLVARGAYVPSEKSKGEHFDSNCITPGTPFMHRLSACLHYYVHDRLRNDPGWKNVSVILSDANVPGEGEHKIMDYIRRQRAQPSHDPNTRHVLCGADADLIMLGLATHEPNFTIIREEFKPNKPRPCEICNQIGHDLNDCQGAERTKYGENDEIGPNIAAEQNYIFVRLYVLREYLERELRMPNLPFEYDLERAIDDWVFMCFFVGNDFLPHLPSLEIREGAIDRLVNLYKDCVYKTKGWVTDSGFVNLERVQIILSQLGHAEDEIFKKRQKDELSFRQRMRNKNRRFGGGEGSRPAHLPQGQFAPRAVGRGFSNPSITNAHQEILQGRQQAQNTEAAIKLKAMLRSATDEVEVVEKVEVTVQRGASNNEQGVKRKRDDDDEDDFSHDEVRLWEDGFKERYYESKFAVPPTDEEFRSKVALEYVRGLCWVLQYYYQGVPSWKWYFPYHYAPFASDFLDISSVITIFKKGTKPFRPLEQLMGVFPAASRSHVPQPWGELMVDPESPIIDFYPEDFKIDLNGKKFAWQGVALLPFVDEKRLKKAVKSLFDELTEDEKRRNVLGENQIFVGKHHKGYDFMRGLAGEVANSADEEFVAFKMESSYFSGISGLVFASEKCVVAGETLESPVQGLEPIYDCHVVCLNYRDPMPDDIHFKYPACRLEGAIVPKPELKPQDFDESNSGPWRPQIGMSRSNQRGQLHTAGHRMLGHHSRPRPYTPAPFPPRGGSGPRPMGGPMSSAAAYFDSSDQHQMSRGDHRGDYSGRGRGGHDDRNRSNDGGRSSWGGGGGGGGGNAYAPPNDYHRQQQHGRGGGGGGYGYDQPNRFSGPPATSNVRGGGVGNHYGGFQQGPPQRPPPPRGNPPGSSGYGYYTSGYQGKRF; this comes from the exons ATGGGAGTTCCAGCATTTTTTAGATGGCTCACGGTGAAATATCCTTCTGTTATTTGCGACTGTATCGAGGAGAAG GTCAGACATGGTCCAGATGGAAAAGCTTTGCCAGTTGACGTTTCCAAACCAAACCCAAACGGGGTTGAGTTCGACAATCTGTACCTGGACATGAATGGCATCATTCATCCGTGCACACATCCTGAGGATAG GCCAGCTCCAAGAAATGAGGATGAAATGATGGTTGCCATCTTCGAATGTATTGATCGTATGTTTGCCATTGTTCGCCCCAGAAAACTATTGTACATGGCTATTGATGGAGTG GCACCGAGGGCTAAAATGAACCAACAACGTTCCCGCCGATTCAGAGCTTCTAAAGAAATAGCCGAAAAAGTAATGACCATTGCTACAGTCCGAGAAAGTCTTGTGGCAAGAGGGGCATATGTTCCATCGGAGAAAAGCAAAGGAGAACATTTCGACAGCAATTGCATCACTCCG GGCACGCCATTTATGCACAGACTGTCAGCCTGCTTGCATTATTATGTGCATGATAGGTTACGCAACGACCCTGGTTGGAAAAACGTTTCTGTCATCCTCTCAGACGCCAACGTTCCTGGAGAGGGAGAACACAAAATCATGGACTATATTCGCCGGCAGCGAGCTCAACCCAGCCACGATCCTAACACCAGACATGTCCTGTGCGGTGCTGACGCAGATTTGATCATGCTCGGGTTAGCTACCCATGAGCCGAATTTCACTATTATTCGTGAAGAattcaaaccaaacaaaccTAGACCATGTGAAATTTGTAACCAGATAG GTCACGATCTGAATGACTGTCAAGGGGCGGAGCGCACAAAGTATGGAGAGAACGACGAAATCGGGCCCAATATAGCAGCCGAGCAGAACTACATATTCGTTCGCCTCTACGTGCTTAGAGAGTATCTGGAAAGGGAGCTGCGGATGCCTAATTTGCCGTTTGAGTATGACTTGGAACGTGCCATAGACGATTGGGTCTTCATGTGTTTCTTCGTCGGCAACGACTTTCTACCTCATCTTCCGTCATTAGAAATTCGAGAAGGTGCTATTGACCGACTCGTAAATCTCTACAAAGATTGTGTCTACAAGACTAag gGATGGGTGACAGACAGTGGGTTCGTCAACTTGGAGCGAGTGCAGATTATTCTATCACAACTTGGACATGCCGAagacgaaatcttcaaaaaACGTCAAAAGGACGAACTCAGTTTCAG ACAACGTATGAGAAACAAGAACAGGAGATTTGGAGGGGGTGAAGGAAGCCGACCCGCACATCTACCTCAAGGTCAATTTGCACCTCGTGCTGTCGGCAGAGGATTTAGCAATCCAAGCATTACAAATGCCCACCAAGAAATTCTTCAAGGCCGCCAACAAGCGCAGAATACAGAAGCCGCCATAAAATTAAAGGCAATGTTGCGGTCAGCG ACTGACGAAGTTGAAGTCGTTGAAAAAGTTGAAGTTACAGTACAGAGGGGCGCTTCAAACAATGAACAGGGAGTTAAGCGCAAAcgagatgacgacgacgaagatgaTTTCAGCCACGACGAAGTGCGGTTGTGGGAAGATGGATTCAAGGAGAGATACTATGAAAGTAAATTCGCCGTTCCGCCCACTGATGAAGAATTTCGGTCCAAAGTCGCCCTCGAATATGTCAGAGGATTATGCTGGGTTCTCCAGTACTATTATCAG GGTGTTCCATCATGGAAATGGTATTTCCCGTACCACTACGCTCCTTTCGCTTCAGACTTTTTGGATATTTCTTCTGTAATAACTATTTTTAAGAAAGGGACCAAGCCA TTCCGTCCTCTGGAACAACTTATGGGCGTCTTTCCTGCGGCCAGTCGGTCTCATGTTCCTCAGCCTTGGGGAGAACTGATGGTTGATCCG GAATCTCCAATTATTGACTTTTACCCGGAAGACTTCAAAATAGATTTGAACGGCAAGAAATTTGCCTGGCAAGGCGTTGCTCTTTTGCCTTTCGTTGACGAAAAGCGCCTGAAGAAAGCCGTCAAGTCTCTTTTTGATGAACTGACAGAAGACGAAA AACGTAGAAATGTCCTTGGAGAAAATCAGATTTTCGTGGGCAAACACCACAAAGGCTACGACTTTATGCGAGGTTTGGCCGGGGAAGTTGCGAACAGTGCCGACGAAGAATTTGTTGCTTTCAAGATGGAATCTTCCTACTTTAGTGGCATTTCGGGGTTGGTGTTTGCCTCCGAGAAGTGCGTTGTGGCTGGAGA aACGCTTGAATCTCCCGTTCAAGGACTGGAACCCATTTATGACTGCCACGTCGTTTG cTTAAATTATCGCGATCCAATGCCGGACGACATACATTTCAAATATCCAGCTTGCCGCTTAGAAGGAGCCAt AGTCCCTAAACCTGAATTGAAGCCACAAGATTTTGACGAAAGTAACAGCGGACCTTGGAGACCACAGATTGGAATGTCACGTTCAAACCAAAGAGGACAGCTTCATACTGCTGGTCATCGTATGCTGGG ACATCACTCGCGTCCAAGACCTTATACTCCTGCACCATTCCCGCCAAGAGGGGGATCGGGACCTCGTCCAATGGGTGGACCTATGTCTTCAGCGGCTGCGTATTTTGATTCTTCGGACCAACACCAGATGTCGCGTGGAGACCATCGAGGAG attattcAGGACGAGGTCGCGGTGGACACGACGATCGGAATCGATCAAACGACGGCGGCCGCTCTAGTTGgggtggcggcggtggtggcggcggaggCAACGCCTATGCTCCTCCCAACGACTATCACAGACAGCAGCAACACGGacgaggcggcggcggcggaggatACGGCTACGATCAGCCAAACAG ATTCAGCGGTCCACCAGCTACGAGTAACGTCCGCGGAGGAGGCGTCGGAAATCACTACGGCGGGTTCCAGCAAGGTCCTCCACAGCGACCCCCACCACCTCGG GGAAACCCTCCTGGATCATCGGGGTACGGATACTACACTTCCGGTTACCAAGGGAAAcgcttttaa
- the LOC124340842 gene encoding 5'-3' exoribonuclease 2 homolog isoform X3, whose product MGVPAFFRWLTVKYPSVICDCIEEKVRHGPDGKALPVDVSKPNPNGVEFDNLYLDMNGIIHPCTHPEDRPAPRNEDEMMVAIFECIDRMFAIVRPRKLLYMAIDGVAPRAKMNQQRSRRFRASKEIAEKVMTIATVRESLVARGAYVPSEKSKGEHFDSNCITPGTPFMHRLSACLHYYVHDRLRNDPGWKNVSVILSDANVPGEGEHKIMDYIRRQRAQPSHDPNTRHVLCGADADLIMLGLATHEPNFTIIREEFKPNKPRPCEICNQIGHDLNDCQGAERTKYGENDEIGPNIAAEQNYIFVRLYVLREYLERELRMPNLPFEYDLERAIDDWVFMCFFVGNDFLPHLPSLEIREGAIDRLVNLYKDCVYKTKGWVTDSGFVNLERVQIILSQLGHAEDEIFKKRQKDELSFRQRMRNKNRRFGGGEGSRPAHLPQGQFAPRAVGRGFSNPSITNAHQEILQGRQQAQNTEAAIKLKAMLRSATDEVEVVEKVEVTVQRGASNNEQGVKRKRDDDDEDDFSHDEVRLWEDGFKERYYESKFAVPPTDEEFRSKVALEYVRGLCWVLQYYYQGVPSWKWYFPYHYAPFASDFLDISSVITIFKKGTKPFRPLEQLMGVFPAASRSHVPQPWGELMVDPESPIIDFYPEDFKIDLNGKKFAWQGVALLPFVDEKRLKKAVKSLFDELTEDEKRRNVLGENQIFVGKHHKGYDFMRGLAGEVANSADEEFVAFKMESSYFSGISGLVFASEKCVVAGETLESPVQGLEPIYDCHVVCLNYRDPMPDDIHFKYPACRLEGAIVPKPELKPQDFDESNSGPWRPQIGMSRSNQRGQLHTAGHRMLGHHSRPRPYTPAPFPPRGGSGPRPMGGPMSSAAAYFDSSDQHQMSRGDHRGGRGRGGHDDRNRSNDGGRSSWGGGGGGGGGNAYAPPNDYHRQQQHGRGGGGGGYGYDQPNRFSGPPATSNVRGGGVGNHYGGFQQGPPQRPPPPRQGNPPGSSGYGYYTSGYQGKRF is encoded by the exons ATGGGAGTTCCAGCATTTTTTAGATGGCTCACGGTGAAATATCCTTCTGTTATTTGCGACTGTATCGAGGAGAAG GTCAGACATGGTCCAGATGGAAAAGCTTTGCCAGTTGACGTTTCCAAACCAAACCCAAACGGGGTTGAGTTCGACAATCTGTACCTGGACATGAATGGCATCATTCATCCGTGCACACATCCTGAGGATAG GCCAGCTCCAAGAAATGAGGATGAAATGATGGTTGCCATCTTCGAATGTATTGATCGTATGTTTGCCATTGTTCGCCCCAGAAAACTATTGTACATGGCTATTGATGGAGTG GCACCGAGGGCTAAAATGAACCAACAACGTTCCCGCCGATTCAGAGCTTCTAAAGAAATAGCCGAAAAAGTAATGACCATTGCTACAGTCCGAGAAAGTCTTGTGGCAAGAGGGGCATATGTTCCATCGGAGAAAAGCAAAGGAGAACATTTCGACAGCAATTGCATCACTCCG GGCACGCCATTTATGCACAGACTGTCAGCCTGCTTGCATTATTATGTGCATGATAGGTTACGCAACGACCCTGGTTGGAAAAACGTTTCTGTCATCCTCTCAGACGCCAACGTTCCTGGAGAGGGAGAACACAAAATCATGGACTATATTCGCCGGCAGCGAGCTCAACCCAGCCACGATCCTAACACCAGACATGTCCTGTGCGGTGCTGACGCAGATTTGATCATGCTCGGGTTAGCTACCCATGAGCCGAATTTCACTATTATTCGTGAAGAattcaaaccaaacaaaccTAGACCATGTGAAATTTGTAACCAGATAG GTCACGATCTGAATGACTGTCAAGGGGCGGAGCGCACAAAGTATGGAGAGAACGACGAAATCGGGCCCAATATAGCAGCCGAGCAGAACTACATATTCGTTCGCCTCTACGTGCTTAGAGAGTATCTGGAAAGGGAGCTGCGGATGCCTAATTTGCCGTTTGAGTATGACTTGGAACGTGCCATAGACGATTGGGTCTTCATGTGTTTCTTCGTCGGCAACGACTTTCTACCTCATCTTCCGTCATTAGAAATTCGAGAAGGTGCTATTGACCGACTCGTAAATCTCTACAAAGATTGTGTCTACAAGACTAag gGATGGGTGACAGACAGTGGGTTCGTCAACTTGGAGCGAGTGCAGATTATTCTATCACAACTTGGACATGCCGAagacgaaatcttcaaaaaACGTCAAAAGGACGAACTCAGTTTCAG ACAACGTATGAGAAACAAGAACAGGAGATTTGGAGGGGGTGAAGGAAGCCGACCCGCACATCTACCTCAAGGTCAATTTGCACCTCGTGCTGTCGGCAGAGGATTTAGCAATCCAAGCATTACAAATGCCCACCAAGAAATTCTTCAAGGCCGCCAACAAGCGCAGAATACAGAAGCCGCCATAAAATTAAAGGCAATGTTGCGGTCAGCG ACTGACGAAGTTGAAGTCGTTGAAAAAGTTGAAGTTACAGTACAGAGGGGCGCTTCAAACAATGAACAGGGAGTTAAGCGCAAAcgagatgacgacgacgaagatgaTTTCAGCCACGACGAAGTGCGGTTGTGGGAAGATGGATTCAAGGAGAGATACTATGAAAGTAAATTCGCCGTTCCGCCCACTGATGAAGAATTTCGGTCCAAAGTCGCCCTCGAATATGTCAGAGGATTATGCTGGGTTCTCCAGTACTATTATCAG GGTGTTCCATCATGGAAATGGTATTTCCCGTACCACTACGCTCCTTTCGCTTCAGACTTTTTGGATATTTCTTCTGTAATAACTATTTTTAAGAAAGGGACCAAGCCA TTCCGTCCTCTGGAACAACTTATGGGCGTCTTTCCTGCGGCCAGTCGGTCTCATGTTCCTCAGCCTTGGGGAGAACTGATGGTTGATCCG GAATCTCCAATTATTGACTTTTACCCGGAAGACTTCAAAATAGATTTGAACGGCAAGAAATTTGCCTGGCAAGGCGTTGCTCTTTTGCCTTTCGTTGACGAAAAGCGCCTGAAGAAAGCCGTCAAGTCTCTTTTTGATGAACTGACAGAAGACGAAA AACGTAGAAATGTCCTTGGAGAAAATCAGATTTTCGTGGGCAAACACCACAAAGGCTACGACTTTATGCGAGGTTTGGCCGGGGAAGTTGCGAACAGTGCCGACGAAGAATTTGTTGCTTTCAAGATGGAATCTTCCTACTTTAGTGGCATTTCGGGGTTGGTGTTTGCCTCCGAGAAGTGCGTTGTGGCTGGAGA aACGCTTGAATCTCCCGTTCAAGGACTGGAACCCATTTATGACTGCCACGTCGTTTG cTTAAATTATCGCGATCCAATGCCGGACGACATACATTTCAAATATCCAGCTTGCCGCTTAGAAGGAGCCAt AGTCCCTAAACCTGAATTGAAGCCACAAGATTTTGACGAAAGTAACAGCGGACCTTGGAGACCACAGATTGGAATGTCACGTTCAAACCAAAGAGGACAGCTTCATACTGCTGGTCATCGTATGCTGGG ACATCACTCGCGTCCAAGACCTTATACTCCTGCACCATTCCCGCCAAGAGGGGGATCGGGACCTCGTCCAATGGGTGGACCTATGTCTTCAGCGGCTGCGTATTTTGATTCTTCGGACCAACACCAGATGTCGCGTGGAGACCATCGAGGAG GACGAGGTCGCGGTGGACACGACGATCGGAATCGATCAAACGACGGCGGCCGCTCTAGTTGgggtggcggcggtggtggcggcggaggCAACGCCTATGCTCCTCCCAACGACTATCACAGACAGCAGCAACACGGacgaggcggcggcggcggaggatACGGCTACGATCAGCCAAACAG ATTCAGCGGTCCACCAGCTACGAGTAACGTCCGCGGAGGAGGCGTCGGAAATCACTACGGCGGGTTCCAGCAAGGTCCTCCACAGCGACCCCCACCACCTCGG CAGGGAAACCCTCCTGGATCATCGGGGTACGGATACTACACTTCCGGTTACCAAGGGAAAcgcttttaa
- the LOC124341052 gene encoding homeobox protein Nkx-2.4-like, with amino-acid sequence MSVSPKYRTNFSVTDILSPLDETVALPPRPLKPYSIGEDSQNSDLQQLQQPNGTGTESYLLLNSISNLTDGSNNNKSMSVPVSTPFGVHQLGMHSSHPPPPPPHSGGGHIPATTSAFTTTSGSQYTNGASEFSASAYGVSGDVRAPTAPWYSTSSGDPRFATDYTLSTVSRLMSSTAPSVNMNMAGMNMTGMNMTGMNMNMSMSGISAACGMTSEPKQCGVQFPLHAQRRKRRVLFTQAQVYELERRFKQQKYLSAPEREHLAGLIHLTPTQVKIWFQNHRYKCKRQAKEKAMADIGSQHQQNSPKRVSVPSLVNKDCKAENGSALVSSSNNGGGPIGASSAGGGDNSCSTTLGTQPSPSSVGCRDDDCTPSPGPTSSGLMGVAPPSHHSHHPHHPHHHLAAHLSQSQVGLHHAAAAAAAAEHHPSTSAMYLTSQALGSLGFHRQALMDTQSSSLHPYHPHHHHHHHHQHAQMQQAQQQQNSLSAYLPLHNGRW; translated from the exons ATGTCCGTGAGTCCCAAGTACCGAACAAATTTCTCAGTCACTGACATTTTGAGCCCACTGGATGAAACAGTAGCTCTGCCTCCTCGTCCATTGAAACCTTATTCAATCGGTGAAGATTCGCAAAACTCGGATCTCCAACAGCTACAACAACCCAACGGCACCGGAACCGAATCCTACCTGCTGCTAAATTCGATTAGTAACTTGACGGACGGCAGtaataacaacaaatcaaTGAGCGTGCCAGTTTCAACTCCGTTCGGCGTCCATCAATTGGGAATGCATTCTTCCCATCCGCCTCCACCGCCGCCGCATTCGGGTGGCGGTCACATTCCGGCCACGACGTCAGCTTTTACCACGACATCCGGGTCTCAGTACACTAATGGAGCATCGGAATTTTCCGCTTCGGCCTACGGAGTGTCTGGTGACGTCCGTGCCCCAACGGCTCCTTGGTACAGCACCAGCAGCGGGGATCCGCGGTTCGCTACCGATTACACCCTTTCCACCG TGAGTCGTCTTATGAGTTCGACTGCGCCATCCGTCAACATGAACATGGCCGGAATGAACATGACCGGTATGAACATGACGGGCATGAACATGAACATGTCCATGTCGGGAATCAGCGCGGCCTGCGGAATGACCAGCGAGCCCAAGCAGTGCGGCGTGCAATTTCCGCTTCACGCGCAGAGGCGCAAACGGCGAGTTCTCTTCACGCAAGCCCAG gtTTACGAATTGGAGAGGCGCTTCAAGCAGCAAAAATATCTATCGGCTCCTGAGCGAGAACATCTGGCCGGACTCATTCATTTGACTCCTACTCAG GTGAAAATTTGGTTCCAAAATCATCGCTACAAATGCAAAAGACAGGCCAAAGAAAAGGCAATGGCTGATATTGGATCTCAACATCAACAG AACTCGCCCAAAAGAGTGTCGGTTCCGTCGCTGGTCAACAAGGATTGCAAGGCGGAAAACGGATCGGCTttggtcagcagcagcaacaacggaGGTGGGCCCATCGGGGCTTCGTCGGCCGGCGGCGGCGACAATTCCTGCAGCACAACTCTCGGGACTCAGCCGTCGCCGTCTTCGGTTGGTTGCCGCGATGACGATTGCACGCCAAGTCCAGGACCGACCTCCTCGGGTCTTATGGGCGTCGCTCCTCCAAGTCATCACTCTCATCATCCCCATCACCCACATCATCACCTAGCGGCTCACCTGTCCCAGTCGCAAGTAGGTCTGCATCACGCCGCAGCCGCAGCTGCCGCTGCCGAGCACCACCCAAGCACTTCGGCCATGTATCTGACCAGCCAGGCTCTCGGCTCGCTCGGCTTTCATCGCCAGGCATTGATGGACACTCAGTCGTCGTCGCTGCATCCCTATcatccccaccaccaccatcaccatcatcaCCAGCACGCCCAAATGCAACAGGCTCAACAGCAGCAAAACAGTTTGAGTGCGTACCTACCGCTGCACAATGGACGTTGGTAA